The Sinorhizobium alkalisoli genomic interval TATAAGATCCTGCAATTGCAGGGCGAACGGCTGAACCCGTTCGAGACCTTCTACATGATGACGCGCGGCAATGCCGAGGCGCTGTCGCTTACCGACCGCATCGGCACGCTGGAGCCGGGCACCGATGCCGACCTCACGGTCTTGAATATGGCGGCAACCCCACCCATGGCGCTCAGGGCGGAAGTGGTCAATTCGCTTGCCGACGAGCTCTTCCTGCTGCAGACGATGGGCGACGACCGCGCCGTGGCCGAGACCTATGTGGGTGGCCGGCCGGCCAAATCGCCGCTCGACGCAATTCAAGCAGATTAGAAAGTGGTCAATTTTTTTTACCTCTGCTATTACGCCCCCGCCTGAAACGTGATAATGGCTCGGCAGTCATCATTGCTGAAGGCCGAGCCCCATGACGCAAATCCTCGACATCCACGATCTGAAGGCGCTCGCTAGGCGGCGCGTACCGAAGCTCTTCTTCGACTATGCAGACAGCGGCGCCTGGACCGAGGGGACCTACCGGGCGAACGAGGAAGACTTCCAGAAGATCAAGCTGCGCCAGCGGGTTCTGGTCGATATGACCGATCGCTCGTTGGAAACGACGATGATCGGCCAGCAGGTTTCCATGCCGGTGGCGCTCGCTCCGACGGGCATGACCGGCATGCAGCATCCCGACGGCGAAATGCTTGCCGCCCAGGCGGCAGAGGCCTTTGGCATCCCCTTTACGCTGTCGACCATGAGCATCTGCTCGATCGAGGACGTCGCGTCGGTAACGACGAAGCCTTTCTGGTTTCAGCTCTATGTCATGCGCGAGCGCGAATTCGTGCTCAACCTCATCGACCGGGCAAAGGCCGCAAAATGCTCGGCGCTGGTCCTGACGCTCGACCTGCAGATTTTGGGCCAGCGCCACAAGGATCTGCGTAACGGCCTGTCGGCACCGCCGCGCATGACGCCGAAGCACCTCTGGATGATGGCGACGCGGCCGCGCTGGTGCATGAAGATGCTCGGCACCAGCCGACGCACCTTCCGCAACATCGTCGGACACGCGAAAAGCGTCACGGACCTTTCCTCGCTCAGCGCCTGGACGGCCGAACAGTTCGACCCGCAACTCTCCTGGAAGGACGTCGAGTGGATCAAGGAGCGCTGGGGCGGTCCGCTCATCCTCAAGGGCATTCTCGACCCGGAAGACGCCAAGATGGCGGCAAAGACCGGCGCCGATGCGATCATCGTCTCGAACCATGGCGGCCGGCAGCTTGACGGCGCCCCTTCCTCGATCAGCATGCTGCCGCGCATTGTCGATGCCGTCGGTCACCAGATCGAAGTTCATCTCGATGGCGGCATCCGATCCGGCCAAGATGTTCTGAAGGCGATCGCACTCGGCGCCAAGGGCACCTATATCGGTCGCCCGTTCCTGTATGGCCTTGGCGCCTTGGGCAGGGAGGGCGTGACGCTCGCCCTCGAGATAATTCGCAAGGAGATGGACATCACCATGGCGCTTTGCGGCAAGCGCCTCCTCACCGAAGTTGGACGCGACGTCATCGTGGAATAGCGACCGCAGAATGCGCCGCGGCGCTTCAACTGCCCCGATAGGTGGAATAGCCGTAGGGTGAGAGCAGCAGAGGCACGTGATAGTGGCTTTCGGGATCGGCGACGCCGAAGCGCAAGGGGATGAGATCAAGAAAGGCCGGTTCTGAAAGCGCCACGCCCGCCGTCCGAAGATAGTCGCCGGCGTGGAAGACCAACTCGTAGGTACCCGCCGTGAAGCCGGCGCCTTCGGCAAGCGGACCGTCGATCCGGCCGTCGCTATTGGTCTCTGCCGTGCAAAGCAGGCGCCGTTCCTCGCCCTCCACCCGATAGAAATCGATGCACAGCCCCTGGGCAGGCTTGCCGCGCGCGGTGTCGAGAACATGGGTCGTCAGGCGGCCGGATTTGCTCATCGGATATTCTCCACGAACGGATCGGGAATGATGAAGGGAGCCTCGTAAAAGAACTCCTCCAGATTGTCGCCCGGTCCTGCACGATCGACGACGAGGAAATTGCTTACGGCACCGATCGCCATCAGCGGATGATGCCAGACATTGCGGCCATAATTCACGCCCTGCCGGCCGCCCGCCAGGAACACCCGCGGCCGCAGCGGCCGCCCGCCTTCGCCCTCGGCGACCACCACAAGCCAGGGCCGATCCTCGAGCGGCGAGAAGCTTTGGCTGCCGAGCGGATGACGCTCCATCATGGTGAGTGCGTAGGGAAAGGCCCGCGGCTCGCCACGGAAGAGGTTGATCACGACGCGCGCGCCTTCGCCGACGACCTCGGCCTCCGCAAGCGCGTGAAACCGCTCGGTATTGCCGCCATTGATGAGGCGCATCGACGCCGGATCCGCTTCGATCACCGTTCCGAACGGCGCGAATGCCTCCCGCGTCAGCGGTTCGATCGACAGCAGATGCGACGTCGGGCCTTGCTTCCTGTCAGGAACGGCACCATCAGGCATAATCATCTCCCGGAAGCATGGATTTGAGACGCAGCCGTGCGATCTGCTCCACCTCAGCGCAGGCGGCTTCAAATTCCTCTTCCGCGGGATTGTCAATGCGCCGCGCGAAGGCCGCGACAATATCGTCCTTCGTCAGTCCCTTCACCGCAATGATGAAGGGGAAGCCGAATTTCTTCGTATAGGCCTCGTTGAGGGCCGTGAAGCGTGCATGTTCCTCGGGCGACAATCGGTCCAGTCCTGCAGACGCCTGTTCCGCGCGCGAATCGGGGGTGAGTTCCCCAGCGACCGCCAGCTTGCCGGCGAGGTCCGGATGCGCCTTGAGGACGGCGAGGCGTTCCGCAGGCGAGGCGGCGCGAAAGGCAGTGCAGAGCGCCGAATGCACATTGCCGGCGGTCAACCCGACGGAGGCAGCGCGATCATAGGCCCGCTCCGCCACCCAGGGGGAATGTTCGAAGACGCCGCCGAAGCGGCGGACGAATTCTTCGCGTCCGGACATCAGCGCATTCCTTCCGGCTTGTGGTGCTCGTACCAGTGGCGTGCAATATCGACGCGCTGCGGCACCCAGACCTTGTCGTGCGACAGGACATAGTCGATGAAGCGGGCGAGCGCCGCCGCGCGTCCGGGCCGGCCGACCAGGCGGCAATGCAGGCCCACATTCATCATCTTCGGGCTGCCCTCCTTGCCTTCCTCATAGAGCACGTCGAACGTATCCTTGAGATAGGTGAAGAACTGGTCGCCGGAGTTGAAGCCCTGATTGGTGGCGAAGCGCATGTCGTTCGCGTCGAGCGTATAGGGAATGATGAGATGCGGTTTGTCGGGTGTCGGCCCCGGCACCCAATAGGGTAATTCGTCCGCATAGGAGTCGCAGGAATAGAGGAAACCGCCCTCCTCCAGAACCAGCTTCAGCGTATTGACGGACGGCTTGCCCTGGTAGATGCCGAGCGGCCGTTCGCCCGTCAGTTCCGTGTGCAGCCGCACCACCTCGCGAATGTGCTGCCGCTCGACCTCCTCGGGAAAATCCTTGTATTCGAGCCAGCGCAGCCCATGGCTGGCGATCTCCCAGCCCGCCTCCTTCATCGCCGCGACCGCCTCGGGATTGCGGGCCATGGCAAGCGTCACCCCGTAGACAGTCAGCGTCACGCCGCGGCTCGTGAACAGCCGCCATAGACGCCAGAAGCCAACGCGCGCACCATATTCGTAGATGGATTCCATGTTGAGGTTGCGCTGCCCGGGCCAAGGTTGCGCGCCGACGATTTCCGACAGCAGGCTTTCGGACGCCGGATCGCCGTCGAGAATAGAGCTCTCGCCGCCCTCCTCATAATTCAGCACGAACTGGACCGCGATGCGCGCGTCGCCAGGCCAGCGCGGATCAGGCGGCGTGCGTCCATAGCCGACGAGGTCGCGCGGATAGGTCTTCTCTGCCATCAAATCACCCTTCGATTTTTCCGGAACGGTAGCACCGCGGGCCGGATTGTCGAGATGCAAATGACGGCGAAAGCGGAACCGAAGCAGGTCCGGAAAGGCCATCGAAAATCCGCTTAGCGTGGCGTCGGCAAGGGCGCGACTGTGCGCGGCAAGGGGTCTACCTTAGGGCGACGCTCCGTCGGCCGCCTTGCACGATCTCCACGCGGACGCGCGGAAATCTTGCCGAGTGGATGCTGCGAATGCACGCGCATCGGCGCCCTGGCATCCTGTTCGACGAACAGCGCAAGGCTGTCGACCACGAGCGGCTCGGCCAGACGCGGCTCGAATAATTCGCGCAGCGGCGTCTCCAGCCGCCGTTCGGCGGCAGCGCTCAAGGGTCCCGTAAGCTTAAGATGGAAACGATACTCGTCCATCACGAAGGGGTCGCCCCAGCGGTGAAGATTGGAGAATTGCGGTGCCGTCAGCCGATCCGGATCCGTACGCTCGATCTCCTCCTCGCTAAGCGGCGCGCGAAAGCGGTCGAACGCCTCGATGACGCGGGCCGCAAGCAGATGCATCGCATGGAAAGGCACGTGCGGCACCAGTCCCCAGCACTGGCTGATGCGCGCCAGTTCCATACGCTCGACCGTCAGCGGCGTTTCGGCGGTGGTGAAGTGCATCAGCGCCTTCAAAAGCTGGCCCTCGTCGGTCTCCGGCGCCAGGCGGAACGGTGCCATGATCATGGCATGGAAGCCGAACCGGCGCGGCACGGCGGTATGGAAGGCGATTTCCGAAACACTGAGGGCGCCAACGGAAGGAAACTCAACCGCCTCGCCCGAATAGACGCTCCGTCCAAGCCAACTCGCCGCAACGGCAGAGAGCGGATCGCTCATCGGCGGGGTGAAACATATGGCATACCGCATGTCGCAGGCTCCGAAACCGGTTCAGAGCAGGACGAGGCAACCCGCTCCGATACACATCGGCCGCGTGTTAGGTGATTTGCGTGACAGATTGACGAATTCGAACGGGGCTATCTGAGCGCTTCCATATGGGTCGCGCAACGGAATGAGTCCGGAAGATCTACGCGAGCCTG includes:
- a CDS encoding alpha-hydroxy acid oxidase, with product MTQILDIHDLKALARRRVPKLFFDYADSGAWTEGTYRANEEDFQKIKLRQRVLVDMTDRSLETTMIGQQVSMPVALAPTGMTGMQHPDGEMLAAQAAEAFGIPFTLSTMSICSIEDVASVTTKPFWFQLYVMREREFVLNLIDRAKAAKCSALVLTLDLQILGQRHKDLRNGLSAPPRMTPKHLWMMATRPRWCMKMLGTSRRTFRNIVGHAKSVTDLSSLSAWTAEQFDPQLSWKDVEWIKERWGGPLILKGILDPEDAKMAAKTGADAIIVSNHGGRQLDGAPSSISMLPRIVDAVGHQIEVHLDGGIRSGQDVLKAIALGAKGTYIGRPFLYGLGALGREGVTLALEIIRKEMDITMALCGKRLLTEVGRDVIVE
- the uraH gene encoding hydroxyisourate hydrolase, translating into MSKSGRLTTHVLDTARGKPAQGLCIDFYRVEGEERRLLCTAETNSDGRIDGPLAEGAGFTAGTYELVFHAGDYLRTAGVALSEPAFLDLIPLRFGVADPESHYHVPLLLSPYGYSTYRGS
- the puuE gene encoding allantoinase PuuE, which encodes MAEKTYPRDLVGYGRTPPDPRWPGDARIAVQFVLNYEEGGESSILDGDPASESLLSEIVGAQPWPGQRNLNMESIYEYGARVGFWRLWRLFTSRGVTLTVYGVTLAMARNPEAVAAMKEAGWEIASHGLRWLEYKDFPEEVERQHIREVVRLHTELTGERPLGIYQGKPSVNTLKLVLEEGGFLYSCDSYADELPYWVPGPTPDKPHLIIPYTLDANDMRFATNQGFNSGDQFFTYLKDTFDVLYEEGKEGSPKMMNVGLHCRLVGRPGRAAALARFIDYVLSHDKVWVPQRVDIARHWYEHHKPEGMR
- the uraD gene encoding 2-oxo-4-hydroxy-4-carboxy-5-ureidoimidazoline decarboxylase; this translates as MSGREEFVRRFGGVFEHSPWVAERAYDRAASVGLTAGNVHSALCTAFRAASPAERLAVLKAHPDLAGKLAVAGELTPDSRAEQASAGLDRLSPEEHARFTALNEAYTKKFGFPFIIAVKGLTKDDIVAAFARRIDNPAEEEFEAACAEVEQIARLRLKSMLPGDDYA
- a CDS encoding ureidoglycolate lyase; its protein translation is MPDGAVPDRKQGPTSHLLSIEPLTREAFAPFGTVIEADPASMRLINGGNTERFHALAEAEVVGEGARVVINLFRGEPRAFPYALTMMERHPLGSQSFSPLEDRPWLVVVAEGEGGRPLRPRVFLAGGRQGVNYGRNVWHHPLMAIGAVSNFLVVDRAGPGDNLEEFFYEAPFIIPDPFVENIR
- a CDS encoding DUF1045 domain-containing protein, whose translation is MRYAICFTPPMSDPLSAVAASWLGRSVYSGEAVEFPSVGALSVSEIAFHTAVPRRFGFHAMIMAPFRLAPETDEGQLLKALMHFTTAETPLTVERMELARISQCWGLVPHVPFHAMHLLAARVIEAFDRFRAPLSEEEIERTDPDRLTAPQFSNLHRWGDPFVMDEYRFHLKLTGPLSAAAERRLETPLRELFEPRLAEPLVVDSLALFVEQDARAPMRVHSQHPLGKISARPRGDRARRPTERRPKVDPLPRTVAPLPTPR